The following are from one region of the Nicotiana tabacum cultivar K326 chromosome 3, ASM71507v2, whole genome shotgun sequence genome:
- the LOC142177131 gene encoding uncharacterized protein LOC142177131 — protein sequence MIIGGGDDTEINHVKFTTTHKLKRSITHEQYDDLEDSVIFDKSDTDGLYFLHYDALVITLRIADTDVKRIMVDDGSSACIIHPRVLIQMRLRDKIIQRCITLTSFNNAVERTSGEIVLPVLARGVTLETTFHVIDQDTTYNAIIGCPWIHVCEQFRQFSIK from the coding sequence ATGATCATCGGCGGAGGCGATGACACAGAAATCAACCATGTAAAGTTCACCACCACACATAAACTCAAACGGTCGATCACTCATGAACAgtatgatgacctcgaagatAGTGTCATCTTTGATAAATCAGATACCGATGGTTTGTATTTCCTTCACTATGATgctcttgttatcactttacgTATTGCAGATActgatgtaaaaagaataatggtagatGACGGAAGCAGCGCGTGTATTATCCACCCTCGAGTCCTCATACAGATGAGACTCAGAGATAAAATAATACAGCGTTGCATAACACTAAcaagttttaataatgcagtcgAGCGAACTTCTGGAGAGATAGTGCTACCCGTTCTAGCTAGAGGAGTCACCCTGGAAACAACGTTTCACGTCATTGACCAAGATACAACCTACAACGCTATCATAGGGTGCCCATGGATACACGTATGCGAGCAGTTCCGTCAATTCTCTATCAAGTAA